One Gadus morhua chromosome 1, gadMor3.0, whole genome shotgun sequence DNA segment encodes these proteins:
- the LOC115550453 gene encoding PDZ domain-containing protein 4 isoform X3 has product MGCNMCVVHKPEEQYRVMFQKGQINNMLCSFDAEGRLKMNGKELSRLSRDPTLDLRDPVLSNILRRGGARRRAEGGALLAGCGAPFGGPAALTMGMADCVDSCTQTDISFQHMLTLGKSSLHPCSGPAPPHPPPSPPLPPALEPYLLNELFIEPEYYDPNDYFDISQHEVDRQDELEYEEVELYKSRQQDKLGLTVCYRTDEEEDLGIYVGEINGVDIQSREEAVAILTREDSTNISLLLARPEIENDNQLDQDELDLEPLDNALHLPSPQSLRTAGNPALSGGPGGVGVAGGGRGRSLSRDSPGLLLHTVLSNSQELDSGVGRTDESTRYEESSEHDLLGDDHTSASNTNATNTPGSMRKFISGCGDTPPPPLPLLCSQDLQFSTDSLLGLDAPEKAGPRGGERGYGAEDPVGVMMMMPGLTEEECERYRELLEIKCYYERNSKALMLLQPGEEGGVGPLDVNMNESLMQHEMALLEEELRHLEFKCRNILRAQKMQQLRERCLKAWPLEEEKEDAGPAGGPLGAGRLGSLVGEESCHHALSDINELPERERSDKDSTSAYNTGGESCRSTPLVNEQPPSPSTQSLDGPEPAPPPGLRLSSSSSSRHRERGSKGERPDKGPVNLNQTYSPSSHRRAAEAKASSPAAKFRSLSRDGGVRRGSDEGARRSPKTAGATEGRAGGRSAENSPYLSRRQSGTKLPQRYQSCMHLWSPSTPEGPGGHGNPGTEGDASPMSLGSTCKDAPQGPPEPPRHLPGPLLPASPRMEWKVKIRSDGSRYVAKRPVRDRLLKARAMKIREERSGMTTDDDAVSEMKMGRYWSKEERKQHLLRAREQRRRREFMMQSRMDCLREREREQGAGGPLQGGGDQQGGGGGGGGGGGGGGGGGATQQEPASILELCHRRSMKKRSRRILDNWITIQELLAHGTRSPDGKKVYNPLLSVTTV; this is encoded by the exons ATGGGGTGCAATATGTGCGTGGTGCACAAGCCAGAGGAACAATACAGGGTGATGTTCCAG aAGGGTCAGATAAACAACATGCTGTGCTCTTTTGACGCTGAGGGGCGCTTGAAG ATGAACGGGAAGGAGCTCTCCCGTCTCTCGCGGGACCCCACCCTGGACCTCCGGGACCCCGTGCTGTCCAACATCCTGCGGCGGGGCGGCGCCCGCCGGAGGGCCGAGGGCGGGGCCCTGCTGGCGGGCTGCGGGGCCCCGTTCGGGGGCCCGGCGGCCCTGACCATGGGCATGGCCGACTGCGTGGACAGCTGCACCCAGACGGACATCAGCTTCCAGCATATGTTGACCCTGGGCAAGAGCAGCCTGCACCCCTGCAGCGGGCCGGCCCCGCCCCACccgcccccctcgccccccctcccccccgctctggAGCCCTACCTGCTCAACGagct ctTCATAGAGCCTGAGTACTACGACCCCAACGACTACTTTGACATCAGCCAGCACGAGGTGGACCGACAGGACGAGCTGGAGTATGAG gaggTGGAGCTGTACAAGTCCCGGCAGCAGGACAAGCTGGGGCTGACGGTGTGTTACCGGacggatgaggaggaggacctggGGATCTACGTGGGAGAG ATCAACGGTGTGGACATCCAGAGCCGAGAGGAGGCCGTGGCCATCCTCACCAGAGAGGACAGCACCAACATCTCCCTGCTCCTGGCCCGGCCCGAGATCGAG AATGATAACCAACTGGACCAGGACGAGCTGGACCTCGAGCCGCTGGACAACGCCCTCCACCTGCCCAGCCCCCAGAGCCTGCGGACCGCCGGCAACCCCGCCCTCTCCGGGGGCCCCGGCGGCGTGGGGGTggcgggcggggggcggggccgctcCCTCAGCCGCGACTCCCCGGGCCTGCTGCTGCACACGGTGCTCAGCAACAGCCAGGAGCTGGACAGCGGCGTGGGCCGCACCGACGAGAGCACGCGCTACGAGGAGTCGTCGGAGCACGACCTCCTGGGGGACGACCACACCAGCGCCTCCAACACCAACGCCACCAACACGCCCGGCAGCATGCGCAAGTTCATCTCGGGCTGCGGGgacacgccgccgccgccgctgccactGCTGTGCTCCCAGGACCTGCAGTTCAGCACCGACTCCCTGCTGGGCCTGGACGCCCCGGAGAAGGCCGGGCCGCGCGGCGGGGAGAGGGGCTACGGCGCCGAGGACCCCGTCggcgtgatgatgatgatgccggGGCTGACGGAAGAGGAGTGCGAGCGGTACCGCGAGCTGCTGGAGATCAAGTGCTACTACGAGAGGAACAGCAAGGCGCTGATGCTGCTGCAGCCCGGCGAGGAGGGCGGCGTCGGACCGCTGGACGTCAACATGAACGAGAGCCTGATGCAGCACGAGATGgccctgctggaggaggagctgcgccACCTGGAGTTCAAGTGCCGCAACATCCTGCGGGCGCAGAAGATGCAGCAGCTGAGGGAGCGCTGTCTGAAGGCCTggcccctggaggaggagaaggaggacgcgGGGCCCGCCGGGGGCCCGCTGGGGGCCGGCCGCCTGGGCTCCCTGGTGGGCGAGGAGTCCTGCCACCACGCGCTGTCGGACATCAACGAGCTGCCGGAGAGGGAGCGCTCGGACAAGGACAGCACCAGCGCCTACAACACCGGCGGGGAGAGCTGCCGGAGCACGCCCCTGGTGAACGAGcagcccccgtccccctccacgCAGAGCCTGGACGGCCCGgagcccgcccccccgcccggcctgcgcctctcctcctcctcctcctctcgccacAGGGAGCGGGGCAGCAAGGGGGAGCGGCCCGACAAGGGACCGGTGAACCTCAACCAGACCTACTCCCCCAGCTCCCACCGGAGGGCGGCGGAGGCCAAGGCCTCCAGCCCGGCCGCTAAATTTAGGTCCCTGTCCAGAGACGGAGGCGTGAGGAGGGGCTCGGACGAAGGTGCGAGGAGGAGCCCCAAAACGGCCGGCGCGACGGAGGGCCGGGCCGGCGGCCGCAGCGCCGAGAACAGCCCCTACCTGTCCCGGCGCCAGAGCGGCACCAAGCTGCCCCAGCGCTACCAGAGCTGCATGCACCTGTggtccccctccacccccgagGGGCCGGGGGGCCACGGGAACCCCGGCACGGAGGGCGACGCCAGCCCCATGAGCCTGGGCAGCACGTGCAAAGACGCTCCCCAGGGCCCGCCGGAACCGCCCCGGCACCTCCCGGGCCCCCTGCTGCCCGCCTCGCCCCGCATGGAGTGGAAGGTGAAGATCCGCAGCGACGGCTCGCGCTACGTGGCCAAGAGGCCGGTGAGGGACCGGCTGCTGAAGGCCCGCGCCATGAAGATCCGCGAGGAGCGCAGCGGCATGACCACGGACGACGACGCCGTCAGCGAGATGAAGATGGGCCGCTACTGGAGCAAGGAGGAGCGCAAGCAGCACCTGCTGCGGGCGCGCGAGCAGCGGCGCCGCCGGGAGTTCATGATGCAGAGCCGCATGGACTGCctgagggagcgggagagggagcagggggccgggggcccgCTGCAGGGCGGCGGGGACCAgcagggcggaggaggaggaggaggaggaggaggaggaggagggggaggagggggggcgacGCAGCAGGAGCCCGCCTCCATCCTGGAGCTGTGCCACCGCAGGAGCATGAAGAAGAGGAGCCGCAGGATCCTGGACAACTGGATCACCATCCAGGAGCTGCTGGCCCACGGGACGAGGTCCCCCGACGGGAAGAAGGTGTACAACCCCCTGCTGTCCGTCACCACCGTCtag
- the LOC115550453 gene encoding PDZ domain-containing protein 4 isoform X1 gives MGCNMCVVHKPEEQYRVMFQKGQINNMLCSFDAEGRLKMNGKELSRLSRDPTLDLRDPVLSNILRRGGARRRAEGGALLAGCGAPFGGPAALTMGMADCVDSCTQTDISFQHMLTLGKSSLHPCSGPAPPHPPPSPPLPPALEPYLLNELFIEPEYYDPNDYFDISQHEVDRQDELEYEEVELYKSRQQDKLGLTVCYRTDEEEDLGIYVGEVNPNSIAAIDGRIREGDRILQINGVDIQSREEAVAILTREDSTNISLLLARPEIENDNQLDQDELDLEPLDNALHLPSPQSLRTAGNPALSGGPGGVGVAGGGRGRSLSRDSPGLLLHTVLSNSQELDSGVGRTDESTRYEESSEHDLLGDDHTSASNTNATNTPGSMRKFISGCGDTPPPPLPLLCSQDLQFSTDSLLGLDAPEKAGPRGGERGYGAEDPVGVMMMMPGLTEEECERYRELLEIKCYYERNSKALMLLQPGEEGGVGPLDVNMNESLMQHEMALLEEELRHLEFKCRNILRAQKMQQLRERCLKAWPLEEEKEDAGPAGGPLGAGRLGSLVGEESCHHALSDINELPERERSDKDSTSAYNTGGESCRSTPLVNEQPPSPSTQSLDGPEPAPPPGLRLSSSSSSRHRERGSKGERPDKGPVNLNQTYSPSSHRRAAEAKASSPAAKFRSLSRDGGVRRGSDEGARRSPKTAGATEGRAGGRSAENSPYLSRRQSGTKLPQRYQSCMHLWSPSTPEGPGGHGNPGTEGDASPMSLGSTCKDAPQGPPEPPRHLPGPLLPASPRMEWKVKIRSDGSRYVAKRPVRDRLLKARAMKIREERSGMTTDDDAVSEMKMGRYWSKEERKQHLLRAREQRRRREFMMQSRMDCLREREREQGAGGPLQGGGDQQGGGGGGGGGGGGGGGGGATQQEPASILELCHRRSMKKRSRRILDNWITIQELLAHGTRSPDGKKVYNPLLSVTTV, from the exons ATGGGGTGCAATATGTGCGTGGTGCACAAGCCAGAGGAACAATACAGGGTGATGTTCCAG aAGGGTCAGATAAACAACATGCTGTGCTCTTTTGACGCTGAGGGGCGCTTGAAG ATGAACGGGAAGGAGCTCTCCCGTCTCTCGCGGGACCCCACCCTGGACCTCCGGGACCCCGTGCTGTCCAACATCCTGCGGCGGGGCGGCGCCCGCCGGAGGGCCGAGGGCGGGGCCCTGCTGGCGGGCTGCGGGGCCCCGTTCGGGGGCCCGGCGGCCCTGACCATGGGCATGGCCGACTGCGTGGACAGCTGCACCCAGACGGACATCAGCTTCCAGCATATGTTGACCCTGGGCAAGAGCAGCCTGCACCCCTGCAGCGGGCCGGCCCCGCCCCACccgcccccctcgccccccctcccccccgctctggAGCCCTACCTGCTCAACGagct ctTCATAGAGCCTGAGTACTACGACCCCAACGACTACTTTGACATCAGCCAGCACGAGGTGGACCGACAGGACGAGCTGGAGTATGAG gaggTGGAGCTGTACAAGTCCCGGCAGCAGGACAAGCTGGGGCTGACGGTGTGTTACCGGacggatgaggaggaggacctggGGATCTACGTGGGAGAG GTTAACCCCAATAGTATTGCAGCAATAGACGGACGCATCCGTGAGGGCGATCGAATACTACAG ATCAACGGTGTGGACATCCAGAGCCGAGAGGAGGCCGTGGCCATCCTCACCAGAGAGGACAGCACCAACATCTCCCTGCTCCTGGCCCGGCCCGAGATCGAG AATGATAACCAACTGGACCAGGACGAGCTGGACCTCGAGCCGCTGGACAACGCCCTCCACCTGCCCAGCCCCCAGAGCCTGCGGACCGCCGGCAACCCCGCCCTCTCCGGGGGCCCCGGCGGCGTGGGGGTggcgggcggggggcggggccgctcCCTCAGCCGCGACTCCCCGGGCCTGCTGCTGCACACGGTGCTCAGCAACAGCCAGGAGCTGGACAGCGGCGTGGGCCGCACCGACGAGAGCACGCGCTACGAGGAGTCGTCGGAGCACGACCTCCTGGGGGACGACCACACCAGCGCCTCCAACACCAACGCCACCAACACGCCCGGCAGCATGCGCAAGTTCATCTCGGGCTGCGGGgacacgccgccgccgccgctgccactGCTGTGCTCCCAGGACCTGCAGTTCAGCACCGACTCCCTGCTGGGCCTGGACGCCCCGGAGAAGGCCGGGCCGCGCGGCGGGGAGAGGGGCTACGGCGCCGAGGACCCCGTCggcgtgatgatgatgatgccggGGCTGACGGAAGAGGAGTGCGAGCGGTACCGCGAGCTGCTGGAGATCAAGTGCTACTACGAGAGGAACAGCAAGGCGCTGATGCTGCTGCAGCCCGGCGAGGAGGGCGGCGTCGGACCGCTGGACGTCAACATGAACGAGAGCCTGATGCAGCACGAGATGgccctgctggaggaggagctgcgccACCTGGAGTTCAAGTGCCGCAACATCCTGCGGGCGCAGAAGATGCAGCAGCTGAGGGAGCGCTGTCTGAAGGCCTggcccctggaggaggagaaggaggacgcgGGGCCCGCCGGGGGCCCGCTGGGGGCCGGCCGCCTGGGCTCCCTGGTGGGCGAGGAGTCCTGCCACCACGCGCTGTCGGACATCAACGAGCTGCCGGAGAGGGAGCGCTCGGACAAGGACAGCACCAGCGCCTACAACACCGGCGGGGAGAGCTGCCGGAGCACGCCCCTGGTGAACGAGcagcccccgtccccctccacgCAGAGCCTGGACGGCCCGgagcccgcccccccgcccggcctgcgcctctcctcctcctcctcctctcgccacAGGGAGCGGGGCAGCAAGGGGGAGCGGCCCGACAAGGGACCGGTGAACCTCAACCAGACCTACTCCCCCAGCTCCCACCGGAGGGCGGCGGAGGCCAAGGCCTCCAGCCCGGCCGCTAAATTTAGGTCCCTGTCCAGAGACGGAGGCGTGAGGAGGGGCTCGGACGAAGGTGCGAGGAGGAGCCCCAAAACGGCCGGCGCGACGGAGGGCCGGGCCGGCGGCCGCAGCGCCGAGAACAGCCCCTACCTGTCCCGGCGCCAGAGCGGCACCAAGCTGCCCCAGCGCTACCAGAGCTGCATGCACCTGTggtccccctccacccccgagGGGCCGGGGGGCCACGGGAACCCCGGCACGGAGGGCGACGCCAGCCCCATGAGCCTGGGCAGCACGTGCAAAGACGCTCCCCAGGGCCCGCCGGAACCGCCCCGGCACCTCCCGGGCCCCCTGCTGCCCGCCTCGCCCCGCATGGAGTGGAAGGTGAAGATCCGCAGCGACGGCTCGCGCTACGTGGCCAAGAGGCCGGTGAGGGACCGGCTGCTGAAGGCCCGCGCCATGAAGATCCGCGAGGAGCGCAGCGGCATGACCACGGACGACGACGCCGTCAGCGAGATGAAGATGGGCCGCTACTGGAGCAAGGAGGAGCGCAAGCAGCACCTGCTGCGGGCGCGCGAGCAGCGGCGCCGCCGGGAGTTCATGATGCAGAGCCGCATGGACTGCctgagggagcgggagagggagcagggggccgggggcccgCTGCAGGGCGGCGGGGACCAgcagggcggaggaggaggaggaggaggaggaggaggaggagggggaggagggggggcgacGCAGCAGGAGCCCGCCTCCATCCTGGAGCTGTGCCACCGCAGGAGCATGAAGAAGAGGAGCCGCAGGATCCTGGACAACTGGATCACCATCCAGGAGCTGCTGGCCCACGGGACGAGGTCCCCCGACGGGAAGAAGGTGTACAACCCCCTGCTGTCCGTCACCACCGTCtag
- the LOC115550453 gene encoding PDZ domain-containing protein 4 isoform X2, with protein sequence MGCNMCVVHKPEEQYRVMFQMNGKELSRLSRDPTLDLRDPVLSNILRRGGARRRAEGGALLAGCGAPFGGPAALTMGMADCVDSCTQTDISFQHMLTLGKSSLHPCSGPAPPHPPPSPPLPPALEPYLLNELFIEPEYYDPNDYFDISQHEVDRQDELEYEEVELYKSRQQDKLGLTVCYRTDEEEDLGIYVGEVNPNSIAAIDGRIREGDRILQINGVDIQSREEAVAILTREDSTNISLLLARPEIENDNQLDQDELDLEPLDNALHLPSPQSLRTAGNPALSGGPGGVGVAGGGRGRSLSRDSPGLLLHTVLSNSQELDSGVGRTDESTRYEESSEHDLLGDDHTSASNTNATNTPGSMRKFISGCGDTPPPPLPLLCSQDLQFSTDSLLGLDAPEKAGPRGGERGYGAEDPVGVMMMMPGLTEEECERYRELLEIKCYYERNSKALMLLQPGEEGGVGPLDVNMNESLMQHEMALLEEELRHLEFKCRNILRAQKMQQLRERCLKAWPLEEEKEDAGPAGGPLGAGRLGSLVGEESCHHALSDINELPERERSDKDSTSAYNTGGESCRSTPLVNEQPPSPSTQSLDGPEPAPPPGLRLSSSSSSRHRERGSKGERPDKGPVNLNQTYSPSSHRRAAEAKASSPAAKFRSLSRDGGVRRGSDEGARRSPKTAGATEGRAGGRSAENSPYLSRRQSGTKLPQRYQSCMHLWSPSTPEGPGGHGNPGTEGDASPMSLGSTCKDAPQGPPEPPRHLPGPLLPASPRMEWKVKIRSDGSRYVAKRPVRDRLLKARAMKIREERSGMTTDDDAVSEMKMGRYWSKEERKQHLLRAREQRRRREFMMQSRMDCLREREREQGAGGPLQGGGDQQGGGGGGGGGGGGGGGGGATQQEPASILELCHRRSMKKRSRRILDNWITIQELLAHGTRSPDGKKVYNPLLSVTTV encoded by the exons ATGGGGTGCAATATGTGCGTGGTGCACAAGCCAGAGGAACAATACAGGGTGATGTTCCAG ATGAACGGGAAGGAGCTCTCCCGTCTCTCGCGGGACCCCACCCTGGACCTCCGGGACCCCGTGCTGTCCAACATCCTGCGGCGGGGCGGCGCCCGCCGGAGGGCCGAGGGCGGGGCCCTGCTGGCGGGCTGCGGGGCCCCGTTCGGGGGCCCGGCGGCCCTGACCATGGGCATGGCCGACTGCGTGGACAGCTGCACCCAGACGGACATCAGCTTCCAGCATATGTTGACCCTGGGCAAGAGCAGCCTGCACCCCTGCAGCGGGCCGGCCCCGCCCCACccgcccccctcgccccccctcccccccgctctggAGCCCTACCTGCTCAACGagct ctTCATAGAGCCTGAGTACTACGACCCCAACGACTACTTTGACATCAGCCAGCACGAGGTGGACCGACAGGACGAGCTGGAGTATGAG gaggTGGAGCTGTACAAGTCCCGGCAGCAGGACAAGCTGGGGCTGACGGTGTGTTACCGGacggatgaggaggaggacctggGGATCTACGTGGGAGAG GTTAACCCCAATAGTATTGCAGCAATAGACGGACGCATCCGTGAGGGCGATCGAATACTACAG ATCAACGGTGTGGACATCCAGAGCCGAGAGGAGGCCGTGGCCATCCTCACCAGAGAGGACAGCACCAACATCTCCCTGCTCCTGGCCCGGCCCGAGATCGAG AATGATAACCAACTGGACCAGGACGAGCTGGACCTCGAGCCGCTGGACAACGCCCTCCACCTGCCCAGCCCCCAGAGCCTGCGGACCGCCGGCAACCCCGCCCTCTCCGGGGGCCCCGGCGGCGTGGGGGTggcgggcggggggcggggccgctcCCTCAGCCGCGACTCCCCGGGCCTGCTGCTGCACACGGTGCTCAGCAACAGCCAGGAGCTGGACAGCGGCGTGGGCCGCACCGACGAGAGCACGCGCTACGAGGAGTCGTCGGAGCACGACCTCCTGGGGGACGACCACACCAGCGCCTCCAACACCAACGCCACCAACACGCCCGGCAGCATGCGCAAGTTCATCTCGGGCTGCGGGgacacgccgccgccgccgctgccactGCTGTGCTCCCAGGACCTGCAGTTCAGCACCGACTCCCTGCTGGGCCTGGACGCCCCGGAGAAGGCCGGGCCGCGCGGCGGGGAGAGGGGCTACGGCGCCGAGGACCCCGTCggcgtgatgatgatgatgccggGGCTGACGGAAGAGGAGTGCGAGCGGTACCGCGAGCTGCTGGAGATCAAGTGCTACTACGAGAGGAACAGCAAGGCGCTGATGCTGCTGCAGCCCGGCGAGGAGGGCGGCGTCGGACCGCTGGACGTCAACATGAACGAGAGCCTGATGCAGCACGAGATGgccctgctggaggaggagctgcgccACCTGGAGTTCAAGTGCCGCAACATCCTGCGGGCGCAGAAGATGCAGCAGCTGAGGGAGCGCTGTCTGAAGGCCTggcccctggaggaggagaaggaggacgcgGGGCCCGCCGGGGGCCCGCTGGGGGCCGGCCGCCTGGGCTCCCTGGTGGGCGAGGAGTCCTGCCACCACGCGCTGTCGGACATCAACGAGCTGCCGGAGAGGGAGCGCTCGGACAAGGACAGCACCAGCGCCTACAACACCGGCGGGGAGAGCTGCCGGAGCACGCCCCTGGTGAACGAGcagcccccgtccccctccacgCAGAGCCTGGACGGCCCGgagcccgcccccccgcccggcctgcgcctctcctcctcctcctcctctcgccacAGGGAGCGGGGCAGCAAGGGGGAGCGGCCCGACAAGGGACCGGTGAACCTCAACCAGACCTACTCCCCCAGCTCCCACCGGAGGGCGGCGGAGGCCAAGGCCTCCAGCCCGGCCGCTAAATTTAGGTCCCTGTCCAGAGACGGAGGCGTGAGGAGGGGCTCGGACGAAGGTGCGAGGAGGAGCCCCAAAACGGCCGGCGCGACGGAGGGCCGGGCCGGCGGCCGCAGCGCCGAGAACAGCCCCTACCTGTCCCGGCGCCAGAGCGGCACCAAGCTGCCCCAGCGCTACCAGAGCTGCATGCACCTGTggtccccctccacccccgagGGGCCGGGGGGCCACGGGAACCCCGGCACGGAGGGCGACGCCAGCCCCATGAGCCTGGGCAGCACGTGCAAAGACGCTCCCCAGGGCCCGCCGGAACCGCCCCGGCACCTCCCGGGCCCCCTGCTGCCCGCCTCGCCCCGCATGGAGTGGAAGGTGAAGATCCGCAGCGACGGCTCGCGCTACGTGGCCAAGAGGCCGGTGAGGGACCGGCTGCTGAAGGCCCGCGCCATGAAGATCCGCGAGGAGCGCAGCGGCATGACCACGGACGACGACGCCGTCAGCGAGATGAAGATGGGCCGCTACTGGAGCAAGGAGGAGCGCAAGCAGCACCTGCTGCGGGCGCGCGAGCAGCGGCGCCGCCGGGAGTTCATGATGCAGAGCCGCATGGACTGCctgagggagcgggagagggagcagggggccgggggcccgCTGCAGGGCGGCGGGGACCAgcagggcggaggaggaggaggaggaggaggaggaggaggagggggaggagggggggcgacGCAGCAGGAGCCCGCCTCCATCCTGGAGCTGTGCCACCGCAGGAGCATGAAGAAGAGGAGCCGCAGGATCCTGGACAACTGGATCACCATCCAGGAGCTGCTGGCCCACGGGACGAGGTCCCCCGACGGGAAGAAGGTGTACAACCCCCTGCTGTCCGTCACCACCGTCtag